TTTTAAATTCTATGCTAAGAAAAGCTAACATACATGTTGACTTTGTCCGGTTTAAGCGAAGACCTAATTGGGgtatgtttccagcagcactgaataCACGTTCagacggtgtgcctgtagcgcaaaTGCACAGATATTTTTTGCGCGACTGTGGCCAAGAGAGGGCATCTTCTTCCCGCCACCAGCTTTTCTCGGAAAGCGGGTTTCACTACACTGCAGAGCGGCGCTCTCAACTACCAAATACGTTGCTACAATTCTAATCAGCGTCttctatttatcagtttctcttttgcagtaggccatttttgaaaaggcctctggGATACCTGGCTGACTAGCTGGGCGTTTGCTTTCAGAAGACATGAGTTAATTATACGTGTCTCGGTGACATGACCGGAGACGGCTCTGGAGATTTGACGTGTTTGCCTGTTTAatacttcatttttttaaacaaaccctACAAATAGCTTCATTCAAATCTCGAGATTTGACGTGTTTGCCCATATAATacttcgcctttctcgttcggcACGAATCCAAAATATTCCCAGAATTGCGAAGTAACATTTGGTTTTCCAACGAGAttcatggctgaacttgaacttgctgaACCGCGCCTAACGTTAAATTCtaacagaaatgtaataattgaCAACATAACAGAAATTTGTGTTTTAGAGTGCATGACACCACATATTACCGCCGGTGGCATGGACAACCGCAGTGGCAACTGACCAGCCCTAGgtgccagggttaaacccttacatcctgggatttttaatgaccacagagagtcaagaccttggtttaacatctcatacAAAGGACGGCGCTCActtagcagtatagagtccccatcaatatactggggtgttaggacccacacagaatgCAGGTTAAGCGCCACTCCCAGCAGcaatttagctttcccatgtggtctcccatccaggaacTGActaggcgcagccctgcttagcttcagtaggcaACCAGgggagagttgcagagagctagcccCTGGCTAACATCATTATTTAGcaaatttacctgattactagcacTAAATTGCAGCTTTTCTTAACTGTCGGCAGGTACCTGCTTTAGTTTCCTTTTTAAGGTTCCGCGACTTGGTGCTCATGTGGCGGCTGTGCCTTGATGGCAGAATGACTGAAAGATATGACCTCAGATTTGATGTACGGTGGTGTGTCACAGGCATTTCAAATTTGTGCCTTTTAGAAATTGAAAGCTGAAAAATCTTGCGACATAACTTTGTTTCGGTATGAAAGCTTCTTTACTTCAGTCATTGAATGCAAACAGTTGGTGGGTTGGGGTGGAATCAACCACCTCAAAacactcttatttatttattcaacattCAGCACTGTTTAAAATGATCACCGTGGTTGCGTTCGTTTCTCAATGTATATCATTCCTTTTGTATACATGTTGTCTCTTTGAACTAGGGTTAACTGGTGTTTTTTCACTTTAGGgctgatggtgctgaaagaagaaactcgggaaccgtataaaatggaggAGAAAGATCAGAATGAGGAACACCACGATTTCTTACCTGATGAACCAACCTCAGTAACCAAAACCCCTTGTGAAAGTGCTGAGAAAACCGAATCTAACAGGTATTTCCCTTGTCAGGAGTGCGGAAAACATTTTAGTAAGAAATCAAGCCTTGAAGCTCACATGAGacttcacactggagagaaccTCATAACATGTGAtctgtgtggaaagagtttctctAGAAAATCATATTTTGACAAGCACAGGAAAACTCACACCAAAGAGAAGCCTTACTGGTGTactgagtgtggaaagagattCACTCAAAAGAACAACCTTGAGgggcacatgagaattcacaccggagagaagccgtttCCCTGTCAGCATTGTGAAAAGAGATTCCGGCGAATACAAAACCTTAATGCTCACGTTACTGTTCACACCACAGAGAAGCCTTATgcctgccaacagtgtggaaataGATTTACTAAAGCAGAAAACCTCAGagtccacatgagaattcacactggagagaagccttttgCCTGTCAGCATTGTGGAAAGAGATTCCGGCGAGTACAAAACCTTAAAGCTCACATTCctgttcacaccggagagaagccttatGCCTGCCAACCATGTGGAAAGAGATTTGCTAAAGCAGAAAACTTTAGAgtccacatgagagttcacaccggagagagTCCTTACACTTGCACGcgatgtggaaagagttttacccAGAAAACCGGCCTTAATCACCACTTGagagttcacaccggagagaagcctta
This region of Danio aesculapii chromosome 4, fDanAes4.1, whole genome shotgun sequence genomic DNA includes:
- the LOC130222764 gene encoding gastrula zinc finger protein XlCGF57.1-like isoform X2 is translated as MAFIKEESEDLRITEVFTLKREDPEEQTGLMVLKEETREPYKMEEKDQNEEHHDFLPDEPTSVTKTPCESAEKTESNRYFPCQECGKHFSKKSSLEAHMRLHTGENLITCDLCGKSFSRKSYFDKHRKTHTKEKPYWCTECGKRFTQKNNLEGHMRIHTGEKPFPCQHCEKRFRRIQNLNAHVTVHTTEKPYACQQCGNRFTKAENLRVHMRIHTGEKPFACQHCGKRFRRVQNLKAHIPVHTGEKPYACQPCGKRFAKAENFRVHMRVHTGESPYTCTRCGKSFTQKTGLNHHLRVHTGEKPYTCTQCGKNFKCQYNLTCHMRIHSGEKPFTCDECGKSFLRKFHLKQHKWLHRKDKPFTCDQCGKSFVREDYLSEHRRVHTEKSFKCDRCGKSFVHKRNLKLHMTKHHPNSLKML